Proteins from a single region of Mucilaginibacter daejeonensis:
- a CDS encoding amino acid permease, which produces MRIKPIELLLKESADESEHSLKRSLGPVNLILIGIGIIIGAGLFSLTGIAAGQHSGPAVTISFVIAALGCTFAALCYAEFSAMIPVAGSAYTYSYATMGELFAWIIGWDLVLEYSVGAATVAISWSQYLTKFLSWFDLYLPPQLTLSPFETFKGANGQLLHGFINLPAALIVVLVTGIIIRGTKGSALVNALIVTLKVGVVLVFIAVGWSHIDPQNYHPYIPQNTGVWGEYGWSGVLRGAGLVFFVFIGFDAVSTAAQEAKNPQRNMPIGIIGSLVVCTILFVIFAHVMTGLANYKDFIGSGAPVAIAIERTHYPWLSKAVVLAILIGYTSVILVDLLGQSRVFFSMSKDGLLPKVFSDVHQRFRTPWKSNIVLCVFITLFAAFVPIRVVGEMTSIGTLLAFVMVCAGVLILRKRQPDVSRPFKTPWVPVVPILGILTCLAMMTFLPGDTWLRLIIWLGLGLVIYFVYGRKHSKLVAPVE; this is translated from the coding sequence ATGAGGATAAAACCGATAGAACTATTACTGAAAGAATCGGCTGATGAGAGTGAGCATAGCCTAAAACGATCGCTTGGTCCGGTCAACCTGATCTTGATCGGGATAGGCATCATCATTGGTGCCGGGCTATTCTCGCTTACAGGTATCGCGGCGGGGCAGCACTCAGGGCCGGCCGTTACCATATCATTTGTGATCGCGGCGCTGGGCTGTACCTTTGCGGCCTTGTGTTATGCCGAGTTCTCGGCCATGATCCCCGTGGCGGGTAGTGCCTACACTTACTCCTATGCTACCATGGGTGAGTTATTTGCCTGGATCATCGGGTGGGACCTCGTGCTCGAATATTCTGTCGGCGCGGCCACGGTGGCCATCAGCTGGTCGCAGTACCTGACCAAGTTCCTTTCGTGGTTCGATCTTTATTTGCCTCCGCAACTAACGCTATCACCTTTTGAGACGTTCAAGGGCGCTAATGGGCAACTACTTCATGGTTTCATAAACCTGCCAGCGGCACTGATCGTGGTGCTGGTCACGGGGATCATCATCAGGGGCACCAAAGGATCGGCATTGGTGAACGCGCTGATCGTTACGCTTAAAGTGGGCGTGGTGCTGGTGTTCATTGCCGTGGGTTGGTCGCACATCGATCCGCAGAACTACCATCCCTACATCCCGCAAAATACCGGAGTTTGGGGCGAATATGGCTGGTCGGGCGTATTGCGTGGCGCAGGACTGGTGTTCTTTGTGTTCATTGGGTTCGATGCCGTGTCGACCGCCGCCCAGGAGGCCAAGAACCCGCAGCGGAACATGCCGATCGGTATCATCGGGTCGCTGGTGGTGTGTACCATATTGTTCGTGATCTTTGCGCACGTGATGACCGGATTGGCCAACTATAAGGACTTTATCGGCTCAGGCGCTCCCGTGGCCATCGCTATCGAACGTACCCACTACCCATGGCTCAGCAAGGCCGTGGTGCTGGCCATTTTGATCGGTTATACCTCCGTGATCCTGGTGGATCTGCTGGGTCAGTCGCGTGTGTTCTTCTCCATGTCCAAAGATGGTTTGTTGCCTAAAGTGTTCTCTGATGTTCATCAACGCTTCCGCACACCGTGGAAGTCCAATATCGTTCTATGCGTGTTCATAACCCTTTTTGCGGCTTTTGTGCCTATCAGAGTAGTGGGCGAGATGACCAGCATCGGCACTTTGCTGGCCTTTGTGATGGTATGTGCAGGGGTGCTGATCCTGCGTAAGCGTCAACCCGATGTGTCCCGCCCGTTCAAAACGCCGTGGGTGCCCGTGGTACCTATATTGGGCATACTCACCTGCCTGGCCATGATGACGTTCCTGCCGGGCGATACGTGGTTAAGGCTGATCATTTGGTTAGGATTAGGCCTGGTGATCTATTTTGTTTATGGCCGAAAGCATAGCAAGCTGGTGGCTCCTGTGGAGTAG
- a CDS encoding catalase, producing the protein MASSKKTIKPTVEPTNDKRVQLESFTDDAQGKPMRTNTGTPINDDQNTLKAGERGPSLLEDFIYREKMTHFDHERIPERVVHARGSGAHGVFKLYNSMEQYTKAQFLNDTEIETPVFVRFSTVAGSKGSTDLARDVRGFAVRFYTQQGNFDLVGNNMPVFFIQDAIKFPDLVHAVKPEPDNEIPQAASAHDTFWDFISLTPESAHMIMWVMSDRALPRSYRMMEGFGVHTFRLVNAEGVACFVKFHWKPLLGVHSVAWDEAQNISGKDPDFHRRDLWDAIDSGAFPEWELGVQIIPEEDEFKYDFDLLDATKLVPEELVPVQRIGKLTLNRNPDNFFAETEQVAFHLGHIVPGIDFTNDPLLQGRLFSYTDTQLLRLGGPNFQQLPINKPVIPVYNNQRDGFSRQNIDSGKTSYSPNTLGNDSPHQVKAADGGYVSYTEKVEGRKVRARSESFRDHFSQARLFFNSQSDPEKEHLVQALCFELGKVKTIAIRERMLGILSLIDKGLAGQVAVKLGLHVPQPPEQPVNHIFGADTDPETVQPVQVEGSLKISPALSIVNTVMDSIQTRKVAILAADGVDEASVKAVKEAVEANGGVTEIVSTRLGFISSLNGEQIQVDDTTLTTASVLFDAVYVPGGTNSVAEIEADANSVHFLNEAFKHCKPIAADAVAMQVIEATYFSKKAENDEGVIIGDDANALADQFVAAIKLHRFWEREKARLIPA; encoded by the coding sequence ATGGCATCAAGCAAAAAGACAATTAAACCGACCGTTGAGCCTACTAACGATAAGCGCGTACAACTCGAATCGTTCACGGATGACGCGCAGGGTAAGCCCATGCGTACCAACACCGGCACACCTATCAATGATGATCAGAACACACTGAAAGCCGGAGAACGCGGCCCATCACTACTGGAAGATTTCATCTACCGGGAAAAGATGACGCACTTTGACCACGAGCGTATCCCTGAACGGGTAGTACACGCGCGCGGGTCTGGTGCTCACGGGGTGTTCAAGCTGTACAACTCCATGGAGCAGTACACCAAGGCCCAGTTCCTGAACGATACCGAGATCGAGACGCCCGTATTCGTGCGTTTCTCTACTGTGGCAGGATCCAAAGGCTCCACCGACCTTGCTCGTGACGTTCGGGGCTTTGCTGTAAGGTTCTATACTCAGCAAGGCAACTTTGACCTGGTAGGCAACAACATGCCGGTATTTTTTATCCAGGATGCGATCAAGTTCCCTGACCTGGTACACGCGGTAAAACCTGAGCCTGACAATGAGATACCTCAGGCCGCCTCCGCTCATGATACTTTTTGGGATTTTATCTCCCTCACGCCCGAATCGGCGCACATGATCATGTGGGTGATGAGCGACCGGGCCCTGCCCCGCTCCTACCGCATGATGGAAGGTTTTGGTGTACATACCTTCCGTTTGGTAAATGCCGAAGGTGTGGCCTGCTTTGTGAAGTTCCACTGGAAACCTTTGCTAGGCGTGCATTCGGTGGCCTGGGACGAAGCACAGAACATATCGGGTAAAGACCCTGACTTCCATCGCCGCGACCTTTGGGATGCGATCGATAGCGGCGCCTTCCCTGAGTGGGAACTGGGTGTGCAGATCATACCTGAAGAGGACGAGTTCAAATATGACTTTGACCTGCTCGACGCTACCAAGCTGGTACCAGAAGAGCTGGTGCCGGTGCAGCGCATCGGTAAGCTGACCCTGAACCGCAACCCTGACAACTTCTTTGCGGAGACCGAACAAGTGGCCTTCCACCTTGGTCACATCGTTCCGGGTATCGATTTCACTAACGACCCATTACTGCAAGGACGCTTGTTCTCATACACCGATACACAGTTGTTAAGGTTGGGTGGTCCTAATTTTCAACAATTGCCGATCAACAAGCCGGTTATCCCGGTATATAACAACCAGCGCGATGGTTTCTCACGGCAGAACATCGATAGCGGCAAGACCAGCTACAGCCCCAACACATTGGGCAACGACTCGCCGCACCAGGTAAAAGCTGCCGACGGTGGTTACGTGAGCTACACCGAGAAGGTGGAAGGCCGCAAGGTACGTGCCCGTAGCGAAAGTTTTAGAGACCATTTTAGCCAGGCCAGGTTGTTCTTCAACAGCCAGTCGGACCCTGAAAAGGAACACTTGGTACAAGCCTTATGCTTTGAGCTGGGTAAAGTAAAGACCATTGCCATACGTGAACGTATGCTGGGCATCCTATCGCTGATCGATAAAGGTTTGGCCGGACAGGTCGCTGTTAAGTTGGGACTTCATGTGCCGCAACCGCCCGAACAGCCGGTGAACCACATCTTTGGTGCAGATACCGACCCTGAGACCGTACAACCGGTACAGGTAGAAGGCAGCCTGAAGATATCGCCTGCCCTGAGCATAGTCAATACGGTAATGGATTCTATCCAAACGCGTAAGGTGGCCATACTGGCAGCCGATGGTGTGGACGAGGCATCGGTAAAAGCCGTGAAAGAGGCTGTTGAGGCTAACGGAGGGGTTACCGAGATCGTTTCAACGCGTTTAGGTTTCATCAGCTCACTCAATGGCGAGCAGATACAGGTAGACGATACCACGCTAACCACTGCATCGGTATTGTTCGATGCGGTTTACGTGCCGGGAGGTACCAACAGCGTGGCCGAGATCGAGGCCGATGCCAACTCCGTTCACTTTTTGAACGAGGCGTTCAAGCATTGTAAACCGATAGCGGCCGATGCTGTCGCCATGCAGGTGATCGAAGCTACTTACTTCAGCAAAAAAGCCGAGAATGATGAAGGCGTGATCATTGGAGACGATGCGAACGCCCTGGCCGATCAATTTGTAGCGGCCATCAAACTACATCGTTTTTGGGAACGTGAAAAAGCCAGGCTGATACCAGCCTGA
- a CDS encoding ankyrin repeat domain-containing protein, with translation MEQAELDRILIHASRKGELPVIEELIRQGANVNCHDDKGYTPLIIACYNHQKEAAELLLDNGADINGFDAGGNTALMGVCFKGYDDLAKLLIGRKANLDQTHGNGGTALMFAAMFGRNDMIRSLIGAGANKDLTDTRGNTAYDIAAQQGNHEGMTLLQ, from the coding sequence ATGGAACAAGCTGAACTTGACCGCATACTGATACATGCCTCCCGAAAGGGCGAACTACCTGTGATCGAAGAACTGATCAGGCAGGGCGCTAACGTGAATTGCCATGACGATAAGGGCTATACGCCGCTCATCATTGCCTGCTATAACCACCAAAAAGAGGCGGCCGAACTGTTGCTGGATAACGGCGCCGACATCAACGGTTTTGATGCGGGCGGCAATACCGCGCTAATGGGCGTATGCTTTAAAGGTTATGATGATCTTGCGAAGTTACTGATCGGCCGTAAGGCTAACCTGGATCAAACGCACGGTAATGGCGGCACGGCGCTCATGTTCGCGGCCATGTTCGGGCGTAATGACATGATCCGGTCGCTGATCGGGGCGGGTGCCAATAAAGATCTGACCGATACGCGGGGCAATACCGCTTATGATATAGCCGCGCAGCAGGGTAACCACGAAGGAATGACCTTGCTACAATAA
- a CDS encoding MGH1-like glycoside hydrolase domain-containing protein produces the protein MRRYCLLLALSGAIMLGYGQPSPAIYKAWDKGFTKSLHDTHDMALPAWGPYSDRFNGISHVPAQNDGLRFDVVVQPSFYLRNGVKLGNTQRESGYHPWQATPELSYFSYRYELEWKDRVYCDVSFSKVDEQSRLIRAEFVNNTHNNRSLALNLFSSLMYPYTRRTKAVLPNQAEWIPAATYQSLTDSVRSFNYNLLYNGQLRGQITDDRAVSHTAIATSKHAGQTLNYRFNNDRDLRNAVLLIRYRTDGGRDARLQYMVKGGTSRVLSLKGNKEYTTVTIDLDDAAKSVELTLRTIGDPTVIIDGFALLDNKELSILRFDNEDLKIKPQQLASGLPNAAIIKYDDVQEYYGLIWDDRTADRRVIRDSDPDEALSKFDNLVRSGGARLNSGHIIGNDKGWFENVFSAPIVVRPGQRTSRYAFVVSGKTEAEVSAKLRQFNGQWAKAPIIAGQARTKATMGQVNNAGKSFEFSQQLMAATTLTNLNYPVFAGNGYFKHTTPGKRWSSFYTWDSGFIGLGQTELNLGRALESLNAYTMSESEQSAFLEHGTPLPTQAYLFNELWARTQNVEYLRYFYPRLKRYYGYLNGAESSPTRRLRSGLIQTWDIFYNSGGWDDYSPQVYTHQQKLEPVMAPAVNTAHQIRFAKMLRSAAWQLGLETDIKQYDADIATYSNALQRYAWDEASGYYGYVQHDAEGNAEHILKHSTGANFNMGLDGCSPLIAGMCTPEQQQKIMGHLFNKKELWTDNGITTIDQSAPYYNPLGYWNGRVWMPHQWFFWKTMFDLDQPEKAVQIAQTALNVWKRETDDTYNCWENFDAATGTGGGWHQFGALSSPVLNWFAALYSPGNVTYGFNLWCTEQTFSDQKDAFKGKFKLFSDPYARYAAMLICLNDHYQYKATCNGKPIAMKKVVNGTYIIHLTANQSSTYAITVKRADH, from the coding sequence ATGAGGAGATACTGCTTATTGCTTGCCCTATCAGGAGCTATAATGTTGGGCTATGGCCAGCCTTCGCCGGCGATATACAAGGCTTGGGACAAAGGTTTTACCAAATCCCTGCATGATACGCATGATATGGCACTTCCTGCCTGGGGGCCTTACTCTGATCGGTTCAATGGCATATCGCATGTTCCTGCACAAAATGATGGTCTGCGTTTCGATGTGGTGGTGCAGCCCTCGTTCTACCTGCGCAATGGCGTAAAGTTGGGCAACACCCAGCGTGAGTCGGGTTACCACCCCTGGCAGGCAACTCCTGAGCTGTCTTACTTTTCCTACCGGTATGAATTGGAATGGAAGGACCGGGTGTACTGCGATGTATCGTTCAGCAAGGTGGATGAGCAAAGCCGTTTGATCCGGGCCGAATTTGTGAACAACACTCACAACAACCGTAGCCTGGCACTTAATCTATTCAGTTCGCTCATGTATCCTTACACCAGGCGAACCAAAGCCGTGCTGCCGAATCAGGCTGAGTGGATACCGGCCGCTACCTATCAAAGCCTTACCGACTCAGTAAGATCATTCAATTATAACTTATTATACAACGGACAGTTACGCGGCCAGATCACAGACGACCGCGCCGTGAGCCATACCGCCATCGCGACCAGCAAGCATGCGGGGCAAACATTGAACTATCGGTTCAATAATGACCGCGACCTCCGTAACGCCGTATTGCTGATCCGCTATCGTACCGACGGTGGCCGCGACGCAAGGCTCCAGTACATGGTCAAAGGCGGGACCTCAAGGGTATTGAGCCTTAAAGGTAATAAGGAATACACGACCGTGACCATCGATTTAGATGATGCTGCAAAGTCGGTCGAACTGACCTTGAGGACCATTGGCGATCCGACCGTGATCATTGATGGCTTTGCGTTGCTGGATAACAAGGAACTAAGTATATTGAGGTTCGATAACGAGGACCTCAAGATCAAGCCGCAGCAATTAGCCTCGGGCCTGCCCAATGCTGCTATAATTAAGTATGACGACGTGCAGGAATACTATGGCCTTATTTGGGATGACCGCACGGCCGACCGGCGCGTGATCCGGGACAGCGACCCTGACGAGGCACTTAGCAAATTTGATAATCTGGTACGGTCGGGTGGGGCACGGCTGAATAGCGGCCATATCATAGGGAACGATAAAGGCTGGTTCGAGAATGTGTTCTCGGCACCGATCGTGGTCAGGCCTGGGCAACGTACCTCGCGCTATGCCTTTGTGGTGAGCGGCAAAACAGAGGCAGAGGTTTCGGCAAAGCTTCGCCAATTTAATGGGCAATGGGCCAAGGCCCCGATCATTGCTGGCCAGGCACGTACAAAGGCTACGATGGGTCAGGTGAACAATGCGGGTAAGTCTTTTGAGTTCAGCCAGCAACTAATGGCTGCTACTACGCTTACTAACCTTAACTATCCCGTTTTTGCAGGCAACGGCTACTTTAAACACACCACTCCGGGCAAACGCTGGAGTTCTTTCTACACGTGGGATTCGGGTTTCATCGGTCTTGGACAAACTGAACTGAACCTTGGCCGGGCGCTCGAAAGTTTGAACGCTTACACCATGAGTGAGTCGGAGCAATCGGCCTTTTTAGAGCATGGTACGCCCTTACCCACGCAAGCTTACCTGTTCAATGAGTTGTGGGCCCGAACGCAGAATGTCGAGTATCTGCGCTACTTTTATCCGCGCCTCAAGCGTTATTATGGCTATTTGAATGGTGCCGAAAGTTCACCTACCCGCAGGCTGCGATCAGGCCTGATCCAAACATGGGACATCTTTTATAACTCGGGCGGCTGGGATGACTATAGTCCGCAGGTATATACCCATCAGCAAAAACTGGAGCCCGTAATGGCACCTGCCGTTAATACCGCCCACCAGATCCGCTTTGCCAAGATGCTCCGTTCGGCCGCCTGGCAACTGGGGCTGGAGACTGATATAAAGCAGTACGATGCTGATATTGCTACCTACAGCAATGCCTTGCAACGATATGCCTGGGATGAGGCTTCGGGCTACTATGGTTACGTGCAGCATGATGCGGAAGGGAATGCTGAACACATACTCAAACACTCTACTGGTGCTAACTTTAACATGGGGCTGGATGGCTGTTCGCCGTTGATCGCCGGTATGTGTACGCCCGAGCAACAGCAAAAGATCATGGGGCATCTGTTCAATAAAAAAGAGCTGTGGACCGATAACGGCATCACTACCATTGACCAGAGCGCGCCTTACTATAACCCGTTAGGTTACTGGAACGGCAGGGTATGGATGCCTCATCAATGGTTCTTTTGGAAGACCATGTTCGACCTTGACCAACCGGAAAAAGCGGTACAGATCGCGCAGACCGCCCTGAACGTTTGGAAACGGGAGACCGACGATACATACAACTGCTGGGAGAACTTTGACGCTGCAACGGGTACCGGTGGCGGCTGGCACCAGTTCGGGGCCTTATCATCGCCTGTGTTAAACTGGTTCGCTGCGCTTTATAGCCCAGGCAACGTTACCTATGGCTTTAACTTATGGTGCACCGAGCAAACATTCAGTGATCAAAAGGATGCCTTTAAGGGCAAGTTCAAATTATTTAGCGACCCTTACGCCCGTTATGCTGCCATGCTGATATGCTTGAACGACCACTATCAGTACAAAGCCACCTGCAACGGTAAGCCCATCGCCATGAAAAAGGTGGTCAACGGTACGTACATTATACACCTCACAGCCAACCAGAGCAGCACATATGCGATAACGGTCAAAAGAGCTGATCACTGA
- a CDS encoding YciE/YciF ferroxidase family protein, with amino-acid sequence MKKESKTDPKFSSYAASEQDPALLKLFKDSLMDIYWAENHLTKKLPLMAEAATAKKLKQAIENHLAETEGHVARLQQVFELMGEQPLAKKCEAMDGLTMEGQEIIESTEPGSASRDVGIILASQKVEHYEIATYGGLHQLAGVLGLTEVADQLALTLEEEKKADQLLTKIATSEINYQAAEEA; translated from the coding sequence ATGAAAAAGGAAAGCAAAACTGACCCTAAGTTCAGTTCTTATGCGGCTTCTGAACAAGACCCTGCATTATTGAAACTGTTCAAAGACTCCCTGATGGACATCTATTGGGCCGAGAATCATTTGACCAAGAAACTGCCGCTAATGGCAGAAGCGGCCACAGCCAAAAAGCTTAAACAAGCCATTGAGAACCATTTGGCAGAGACCGAAGGCCATGTAGCCCGCCTGCAACAGGTTTTTGAGCTGATGGGCGAACAGCCACTGGCCAAGAAGTGCGAGGCCATGGATGGCCTGACCATGGAAGGCCAGGAGATCATCGAGTCGACCGAGCCGGGATCCGCCAGCCGCGACGTGGGCATCATATTGGCCAGCCAAAAGGTAGAACACTACGAGATCGCCACTTACGGTGGGCTGCATCAATTGGCAGGTGTATTAGGCCTTACGGAGGTTGCCGATCAATTGGCCCTTACGCTTGAAGAAGAGAAAAAAGCCGACCAACTGCTCACCAAGATCGCCACCAGCGAGATCAATTACCAAGCTGCAGAGGAGGCATAA
- the hemN gene encoding oxygen-independent coproporphyrinogen III oxidase, whose protein sequence is MIYQAMDAYEHLIHKYNVAAPRYTSYPTVPYWDAANFDLDKWKRSVKMSFDESNDRDGLSIYIHLPYCESLCTYCGCNTRITRNHQVELPYIEAVLKEWQLYRSLFNARPVIREIHLGGGTPTFFSAANLRRLIEQLLEGTTIHTDAEFGFEGHPLNTTEEHLRTLHQLGFRRISLGVQDLDPAVQLAINRIQTFEQLQKTTLLARLIGYTSVNFDLIYGLPMQTVQSVTDTISKVSLLMPDRIAFYSYAHVPWIKPGQRSFTEKHLPDMLTKQRLHELGRKMFGALGYNEVGMDHFALPGDSLLHSQKSGSLHRNFMGYTCKYTQLSVGLGVSAISDTWTAYGQNAKTVEEYLQLVNNGDLPVVKGHILTNEDLTIRRHILNIMCKGGTAIKDQADMNIMIGALERMQPLMQDGLLKLTPDRLTVTPLGKRFLRNICMAIDAYAWGERQSTPLFSMAG, encoded by the coding sequence ATGATCTATCAAGCTATGGATGCGTATGAGCACCTGATCCACAAATATAACGTGGCCGCCCCGCGGTATACCAGCTATCCTACCGTTCCTTATTGGGATGCGGCCAACTTTGACCTCGACAAATGGAAGCGATCGGTCAAAATGAGCTTTGACGAGAGCAACGACCGTGATGGACTAAGCATCTACATCCATCTACCTTACTGCGAAAGCCTATGTACCTATTGTGGTTGCAATACCCGCATCACCCGCAACCACCAGGTGGAGTTGCCTTACATTGAGGCGGTGCTAAAGGAATGGCAACTATATCGATCGCTGTTCAACGCCAGGCCCGTTATCCGCGAGATCCATTTAGGCGGAGGAACACCTACGTTCTTTAGCGCGGCCAACCTGAGGCGGCTTATCGAACAGTTGCTGGAGGGCACGACCATCCACACTGATGCTGAATTTGGCTTTGAAGGACATCCGCTTAACACCACCGAAGAACATTTGCGTACACTGCACCAGCTTGGTTTCAGGCGGATCAGTTTGGGCGTGCAAGACCTTGACCCGGCCGTACAGCTGGCCATTAACCGCATCCAAACGTTTGAGCAGTTACAAAAGACCACCCTGCTGGCGCGGCTGATCGGTTACACATCGGTCAACTTCGACCTGATATACGGCTTGCCTATGCAAACGGTCCAAAGCGTGACCGACACGATCAGCAAGGTATCGCTACTGATGCCCGACCGTATCGCTTTTTACAGCTATGCGCATGTGCCCTGGATCAAGCCAGGTCAGCGCAGCTTTACCGAGAAGCACCTGCCCGACATGCTTACCAAACAGCGTTTACATGAGTTAGGGCGTAAAATGTTCGGCGCTTTGGGTTACAACGAGGTCGGTATGGACCACTTTGCCTTACCGGGCGATAGCCTGCTCCACTCACAGAAAAGCGGCAGCCTGCATCGGAACTTTATGGGCTATACTTGCAAGTACACGCAGCTGAGCGTCGGCCTGGGCGTTTCGGCAATTAGCGATACGTGGACCGCCTATGGGCAGAACGCTAAAACAGTAGAAGAATATCTGCAGCTGGTGAACAACGGCGATCTGCCGGTGGTGAAAGGGCACATCCTGACCAATGAGGACCTGACCATACGACGCCACATCCTCAACATTATGTGTAAGGGTGGCACGGCGATCAAGGATCAGGCCGACATGAACATCATGATCGGTGCTTTAGAACGCATGCAGCCGTTGATGCAGGATGGCTTACTAAAGCTCACACCCGACAGGCTCACCGTGACCCCATTAGGTAAAAGGTTCCTGCGCAACATTTGCATGGCCATTGATGCCTATGCCTGGGGCGAACGCCAAAGCACACCATTGTTCAGCATGGCCGGTTAA
- a CDS encoding Rossmann-fold NAD(P)-binding domain-containing protein produces the protein MMKVIAYNIRVSEKEHLAKANQKKHDITLISDPLSIDTIGYAEGKDAAIIDANDDLSAPILALLAQKGIRFVTTRSSDTGNIDIAAAQMNHIKLANVAGLTNLPDIALQTITNLDNWQHKKCVGNTCVCARMCQRS, from the coding sequence ATGATGAAAGTGATCGCCTACAACATAAGGGTATCTGAGAAAGAACACCTGGCCAAGGCCAACCAAAAAAAGCATGATATAACCCTGATATCCGACCCTTTGTCTATCGATACCATTGGGTATGCCGAAGGCAAGGACGCGGCGATCATAGATGCCAACGACGACCTTTCGGCTCCTATACTGGCGCTTTTAGCTCAAAAAGGAATAAGGTTCGTGACCACTCGATCGTCGGACACCGGCAACATCGATATCGCAGCGGCCCAGATGAATCATATCAAACTGGCCAACGTGGCCGGGCTTACCAACCTGCCCGACATTGCCCTGCAAACGATCACCAACCTTGACAACTGGCAGCATAAAAAATGCGTGGGCAATACTTGCGTATGTGCCCGTATGTGTCAACGGTCTTAA